A single window of Nicotiana sylvestris chromosome 3, ASM39365v2, whole genome shotgun sequence DNA harbors:
- the LOC104221536 gene encoding kunitz trypsin inhibitor 5-like has translation MKMFILLSFLHLLIAFSSCNARITTPNQLLPPPVRDNQGEILTSDSRYFMLPGAGGGGVTRDLGNGTETSSSFVCPFQVVQSRKDLDPGMPVFLKPLNNQVTKITESTSLNIKFYLNPTFACADNLVWMVEGFPGTQSPFFLSTNGVEGDPLQMTSWFQIKKFNDHPTDYSYKLVFCPWGESFCSDIGIEVVDRQRRLALTLSPNNTYRFVFVKDISQGISII, from the coding sequence ATGAAGATGTTTATTTTGCTTTCGTTCCTCCATCTCCTTATTGCCTTTTCCTCTTGTAATGCTAGAATAACAACTCCGAACCAGCTCTTGCCTCCTCCGGTGCGTGACAATCAAGGCGAGATTCTCACATCAGACTCCAGGTACTTCATGTTGCCTGGAGCTGGTGGTGGCGGAGTAACACGAGACTTGGGAAATGGAACTGAAACCAGCTCTAGTTTCGTTTGTCCATTTCAAGTGGTGCAGTCTCGAAAAGATCTAGACCCCGGCATGCCTGTGTTTCTAAAACCTCTTAATAACCAAGTTACAAAGATCACTGAATCAACTTCTCTTAACATCAAGTTCTATCTTAATCCAACTTTCGCATGTGCTGACAACTTAGTGTGGATGGTTGAAGGTTTTCCAGGAACACAGAGTCCGTTTTTCTTGTCAACTAACGGAGTAGAAGGAGATCCCTTACAAATGACCAGCTGGTTTCAGATTAAGAAATTTAATGATCATCCTACTGATTATTCTTACAAGTTGGTTTTTTGTCCATGGGGAGAATCCTTCTGCAGTGACATTGGAATCGAGGTAGTTGACCGACAAAGGCGTTTGGCTTTGACTTTGAGCCCCAATAATACCTACCGATTTGTGTTCGTCAAAGATATAAGCCAAGGAATATCGATTATATGA
- the LOC138888295 gene encoding secreted RxLR effector protein 161-like: MSRVPYANVVGNLMYAMVYTRSDISQAVGVISTYMHNPGKEHWQVVKWILQYIHNTVYVGLVFEQEGNQSVVGYCDSDFAGDLDKQRSTTGYVFTFAKALVSWKSTLQSTIALSTTEAEYMTITKAVKEAIWLQGLLKELGIGHKSITIFCDSQSAIQLAKNQVYHARMKHINVR, translated from the exons atgtcaagggtaccatacgcaaatgttgttggtaacttgatgtatgcaatggtctacACGAGATCTGACATTTCACAAGCCGTTGGAGTTATTAGCacatatatgcataatccaggaaaggagcattggcaagttgtgaagtggattctacaatatattcataatactgtatatgttgggttagtttttgagcaggaaggcaatcaatctgtagttggatattgtgactcagattttgcgggcgATCTGGACAAAcaaagatcaactactggttatgtgtttacttttgcaaaggcactagttagttggaagtctactttgcagtcaacaattgctttgtctacaacagaggcagagtatatGACTATTACaaaggctgtgaaagaggcaatttggcttcaggggtTGCTAAAAGAGCTTGGTATTGGGCAtaaaagtatcacaattttttgtgatagtcaaagtgctattcaattagcgaagaaccaagtttatcatgcaaggatgAAGCACATTAATGTtag ATAA